One Glycine max cultivar Williams 82 chromosome 4, Glycine_max_v4.0, whole genome shotgun sequence DNA segment encodes these proteins:
- the LOC100789864 gene encoding probable sarcosine oxidase, whose product MESNSEFDVIIIGAGVMGSSTAYHATKRGLKTLLLEQFDFLHHCGSSHGESRTIRLTYPHHYYYPLVMDSYRLWQEAQAQVGYQIYFKAHHMDMAHHNEPAMRALIDYCRNLQIPFKLLGRQELADKFSGRIDIPEGWVGLSNEHGGVIKPTKAVAMFQTLAYKNGAVLKDNTKVIDIKKEGGTGGVEVFTAGGEKFRGRKCVVTVGAWAKKLVKAVSGVELPIEPLETHVCYWRVKEGQEGKFAIGSGFPTFASFQKDIYVYGTPTLEFPGLIKVGVHGGEPCDPDKRPWGAAVMMEKLKEWVEFTFKGMVESTEPVIKQSCIYSMTPDEDFLIDFLGGDFGKDVVLGAGFSGHGFKMAPVIGRILTDLAVHGETKSHDISYFRIARFRITSMI is encoded by the coding sequence ATGGAGTCCAATTCAGAGTTCGACGTGATTATCATCGGAGCTGGCGTCATGGGCAGCTCCACCGCCTACCACGCCACCAAACGCGGCCTTAAAACCCTTCTCCTGGAACAGTTCGACTTCCTCCACCACTGTGGCTCCTCCCACGGCGAATCCCGCACCATCCGCCTCACCTATCCCCACCACTACTACTACCCTTTAGTCATGGACTCTTACCGCCTCTGGCAAGAGGCGCAGGCCCAAGTCGGCTACCAGATCTACTTCAAGGCCCATCACATGGACATGGCCCATCACAACGAGCCCGCCATGCGCGCCCTCATCGACTACTGCCGCAACCTCCAAATCCCCTTCAAACTCCTCGGCCGCCAAGAGCTCGCCGACAAATTCTCCGGCCGCATCGACATCCCGGAGGGTTGGGTGGGCCTCTCCAACGAGCACGGAGGCGTCATCAAGCCCACAAAAGCAGTGGCCATGTTCCAAACCCTAGCCTACAAAAACGGCGCCGTCTTGAAGGACAACACCAAGGTCATCGACATCAAGAAAGAGGGCGGCACAGGTGGGGTCGAGGTTTTCACAGCGGGGGGTGAAAAATTCCGCGGTAGAAAATGCGTGGTAACTGTAGGGGCGTGGGCGAAGAAATTAGTTAAAGCCGTTAGCGGGGTGGAACTGCCGATCGAGCCACTGGAGACGCACGTTTGTTACTGGAGGGTGAAGGAGGGGCAGGAAGGGAAATTCGCGATAGGGAGCGGGTTCCCGACATTCGCGAGCTTCCAGAAAGATATTTACGTCTACGGCACGCCAACGTTGGAGTTTCCGGGGCTGATTAAGGTTGGTGTGCACGGGGGGGAGCCGTGCGACCCGGATAAGAGGCCGTGGGGAGCAGCGGTGATGATGGAAAAACTCAAAGAATGGGTGGAGTTTACGTTCAAGGGGATGGTTGAATCCACTGAGCCCGTCATCAAACAGTCTTGCATCTACTCCATGACGCCAGATGAGGATTTCCTCATTGATTTCTTGGGTGGGGACTTTGGGAAGGATGTGGTTCTTGGAGCCGGCTTTTCTGGTCACGGCTTCAAGATGGCTCCGGTTATTGGCAGGATATTGACGGACCTTGCTGTCCATGGGGAAACTAAATCCCATGATATCAGTTACTTTAGGATTGCAAGGTTCCGTATAACCTCTATGATTTAG